In a genomic window of Cynocephalus volans isolate mCynVol1 chromosome 1, mCynVol1.pri, whole genome shotgun sequence:
- the PIANP gene encoding PILR alpha-associated neural protein, whose amino-acid sequence MKSRMWPALLLSHLLPLWPLLLLPLPPPAQGSSSSPRTPPAPARPPCARGGPSAPRHVCVWERAPPPSRSPRVPRSRRQVLPGTAPPATPSGFEEGPPSSQYPWAIVWGPTVSREDGGDPNSANPGFLDYGFAAPHGLATPHPNSDTMRGDGGELILGEAPATLRPFLFGGHGEGVDPQLYVTITISIIIVLVATGIIFKFCWDRSQKRRRPSGQQGALRQEESQQPLTDLSPAGVTVLGAFGDSPTPTPDHEEPRGGPRPGMPQPKGAPAFQLNRIPLVNL is encoded by the exons ATGAAGTCCAGGATGTG GCCTGCACTGCTGCTgtcccacctcctccctctctggccactgctgttgctgcccCTCCCACCGCCTGCTcagggctcctcctcctcccctcgaACCCCACCAGCTCCAGCCCGCCCCCCATGTGCCCGGGGTGGCCCCTCAGCCCCACGCCATGTGTGCGTGTGGGAGCGAGCACCTCCACCAAGCCGATCCCCTCGGGTCCCAAGATCACGTCGGCAAGTCCTACCAGGCACTGCACCCCCTGCCACTCCATCGGGCTTTGAGGAGGGGCCGCCCTCATCCCAGTACCCCTGGGCTATTGTGTGGGGCCCTACAGTGTCTCGAGAGGATGGGGGGGACCCCAACTCTGCCAATCCTGGATTTCTGGACTATGGCTTTGCAGCCCCCCATGGGCTGGCTACACCACACCCCAACTCAGACACCATGCGGGGTGATGGAGGTGAGCTCATCCTTGGAGAAGCACCTGCCACCCTGAGGCCGTTCCTGTTCGGAGGCCATGGGGAAG GTGTGGACCCTCAGCTGTATGTCACAATTACCATCTCCATCATCATCGTTCTCGTGGCCACTGGCATCATCTTCAAGTTCTG CTGGGACCGCAGCCAGAAGCGGCGCAGGCCATCAGGACAGCAAGGTgccctgaggcaggaggagaGCCAGCAGCCGCTAACAGACCTGTCCCCAGCCGGAGTCACTGTACTGGGAGCCTTCGGAGACTCGCCTACCCCCACCCCTGACCATGAGGAGCCCCGAGGGGGACCCCGGCCTGGGATGCCCCAGCCCAAGGGGGCTCCAGCCTTCCAGTTGAACCG GATTCCCCTGGTGAATCTGTGA